Within Williamwhitmania taraxaci, the genomic segment TTTGAAGATTTGATTGTTTAAAAACAATAAATCGGAAGAGACAATAGAGTATTATGATACTCCCCATTCTTAGGACTGCATGCGAAAAAGATACCGAACAGGATAAAGCAACCGCTGCAGTAGGCTAGCCTCTTCGGTAGAAATGTCCGCGATACCAGAGAGTTCACCCCGAAGATTTACCTTTTTATGATAAGAGGTTTCTAACGCTTTGGGTAACTCAACTACCACGGTATACTTACCCTCGCTGGGAGCAACCGAAACCAACCTAACCCGTCCGGTGAGAAGACCATACTCCATAAAAGGATAACCGTCGAGCTTAATATTTACTGACTGTCCCTCCTTTACCTTGCCAGCTCCTTGGGCCGGAAGTTCGATACGACCAACCGGATTACCTGGATTTTCTGCAACCACAGCAAAAACGGATTCGCCAGCCTTAACCTCCTGCGACAAACTCCACACCTTTATATAACTCATTTTCCCAGAAGTGGCAGCCTTTAGAAGATACTGCTGTTCCCACGCCGAAAGCAATGTCACCAATTGTTCATAGGCTAATCGTAAATCGCTCTTTAGTTTGGCGTCCTGCTCAGAAAAAGTCATGCTCAGTTCCAGCTGTTCCTGCTCCAACTTAGCGAGGGTAATACTAGCGTTGGATACAGAAACCTTCGACTGTTCCAATCCCGATCGCTTTGCAAGGAGTGCTTGCTCGGCGCGCTCGTAATCTAAAGCGGCTATATTCTGTTGAGTAAAGAGAACCGAATCGCGCCTAAACTGGTTTTGTGAAATCTTAAGATCACGCTCCATTAGGCGAAGCTGCGACTGGAGCCGGGTGCAGTATACCCGATACTCCTTCTGCTCTTTTTGCAGAGCGGTCATTTTCTTGTGATGGAAATCTTGCCGTAGAAAGAGTCGATAATCGGCTACCGACCGAGTAAACGTAGCGTAGGGAGATTGAACTTCGCCAAGATGCAAAAAGACCTCCTCACGAGGCAGCAAAAGGGTATCATAGCGATCAACCGCACTGGCCGCAACCAACATCCGCTTTTGAAGGATTCCAATGTCGGTTAGTGAAGCGGAGTTTTGAATCATTGCTAAGGTATCACCCTTCGAAACTGTAGCACCATCGGCCACAAGAAGTCCCGACAGCTTTCCGCCAATCCGCGCCACCACCATGGAGGGCGGGTTTTCGGTGGACACCACCACTGGTGCGGTAATAATCTCGGGGTACTGAAAAAATGCGCTTCCCACAATAATCGTAAGCACAACCACAAACACTACCCCAATCCCGCCTCTAATAATCCAGCGCGGTGGGGTTCCAAGTAGGTCGTTTATTTCTTCGGAACGTAAATTTATATCTTTTGACTTTTCCACTTCAACTATTTTTTTCACCACAGATTTCGCAGATTATCACAGATTAAAACTCAAAAACAAATCAACTATTTTTACCACAAGGGTATCCTGCAGCAGCCATCCTTTTACTTTTCACATTGTGTCCTACCCTAAAAAGGAAGTGATGATCTAAACCAACATCAGCAATTGTAACCGGTCAACCAGAACTATCAATCTTTTCACCTTTAATAATTTACATTTCACGCTTTACAGCTCCAGCTGATTTTTCACCAGCGTATAGTATGCGCCCTTCTTTGCCGAGAGTTCCTCATGGGTTCCAACCTCCACAATTTGGCCCTTTTCAATTACCACAATCTGGTCAGCATTACGGACGGTGCTCAGGCGGTGAGCCACCACCACCACGGTGCGGCCCTTAAAAAATTCATGAAGATTCTCAAGGATGGTGCGCTCATTGTTGGCGTCAAGGGCGTTGGTTGCCTCATCGAAGAAGATAAACTGAGGATTCTTATACACCGCGCGAGCAATGAGAATGCGCTGCTTTTGCCCCTGGCTTAGCCCATGCCCCTCCGGACCAATCTTGGTGTTGTAGCCCAAGGGCAGCGAGTCGATAAACTCGGCGATATTGGCCACCTGAGCCGCATGCAGCAGCAGCACCTTATCGATGACCTCTGCGCCCGGTGCCACGTTGGCCGCAATGCTATCGGAGAAGATGAACCCATCCTGCATTACCACCCCGCACTGCCTTCGCCATTCGCGCAGGCTGAAGGCCTCCATGCGATTTTCGCCCAGCAGTATCTCCCCTTCCGATGGCGGGTAAAAGCCCAGCAGCAACTTTACCAGCGTAGTTTTGCCGCT encodes:
- a CDS encoding HlyD family secretion protein, which produces MEKSKDINLRSEEINDLLGTPPRWIIRGGIGVVFVVVLTIIVGSAFFQYPEIITAPVVVSTENPPSMVVARIGGKLSGLLVADGATVSKGDTLAMIQNSASLTDIGILQKRMLVAASAVDRYDTLLLPREEVFLHLGEVQSPYATFTRSVADYRLFLRQDFHHKKMTALQKEQKEYRVYCTRLQSQLRLMERDLKISQNQFRRDSVLFTQQNIAALDYERAEQALLAKRSGLEQSKVSVSNASITLAKLEQEQLELSMTFSEQDAKLKSDLRLAYEQLVTLLSAWEQQYLLKAATSGKMSYIKVWSLSQEVKAGESVFAVVAENPGNPVGRIELPAQGAGKVKEGQSVNIKLDGYPFMEYGLLTGRVRLVSVAPSEGKYTVVVELPKALETSYHKKVNLRGELSGIADISTEEASLLQRLLYPVRYLFRMQS